CCGGAGATCTCCACCCGGATCCTGCGCGGCCACGACGCGGAGCTCGACGGCCTGCTCGCGGTGCTCGACACCGGCTGGCAGGGCGAGCGCGCCACCGCCCGGGACGAGGAGCTCCAGGTCTTCCTGCACGGCCTGCGCCTGGTCAAGGACGAGTGGGAGATCGAGCAGATGCGCGCGGCCTGCACCGCGACGGCCAAGGGCTTCGAGGATGTCGTGCGCGAACTCGCCCAGGCCGTGGCCACCTCCGAGCGCTGGATCGAGGGCACCTTCTTCCGCCGCGCCCGGGTCGAGGGCAACGACGTCGGCTACGGCTCGATCTGCGCGGCCGGCCCGCACGCGACCACCATGCACTGGGTGCGCAACGACGGCCAGGTGCGCCCGGGCGAGCTGCTGCTGCTGGACGCGGGCGTCGAGACGGACACGCTCTACACCGCGGACGTCACCCGCACCCTGCCGATCAACGGTCGCTTCGACGAGGTGCAGCGCAAGATCTACCAGGCCGTCTACGACGCGCAGGAGGCCGGCATCGCCGCCGTGCGCCCCGGCGGCCGGTTCCGCGACTTCCACCTGGCCGCCCAGCGCCTGCTGGCCGAGCGGCTGGTGGAGTGGGGCCTGCTCGAAGGCCCGGCGGACCGCGTCTTCGAGCTCGGCCTGCACCGCCGCTACACGCTCACCGGCACCGGCCACATGCTCGGCCTGGACGTGCACGACTGCGCCAGCGCGCGGGTCGAGGACTACGTCGACGCGGAACTGGTGCCCGGCATGGTGCTCACGGTCGAGCCGGGCCTGTACTTCCAGGCCGACGACCTGACCGTGCCCGCCGAGTACCGCGGCATCGGCGTGCGGATCGAGGACGACCTGCTGGTCACCGCCGACGGTGCGGAGAACCTCTCGGCCGCCCTGCCGCGCGCCGTCGACGAGATCGAGGCGTGGATGGCCCGCCTGGCCGCCTGAGCCACGGCCGTAAGGCCTGAGCCGGCTTCCAGAGCCCTGCGACGTGCGCGTCGCAGGGCTCCGGCCTTTCCGGCCGTCTCGTTCCGGCGGCTCGGCCGGCGAGCCTGGGCGGCGCCTCACCGCGCCACTGCTCCACAGTCCTCGCGTTTCGCTTTCAGCAGGCCGGGAAGCTGCGCAAGCAGCTCCCTGACTTGCCGCACCGTCGCGAACGGCATCAGCGTCGGCATCAGGCTCTGCAGCGTGTGCGCGGCCAACGCCGCGTCCAGCGCCTCGGTCAGCTCGCACGCGGCGGCGCCCCAGTCGAGACAGCGCTCGAAGTCGCGGGTGTAGGCGGCCACCCGCGTCGCCTCGGCCATCACCACGGCCCGCGCCTTGACCCGGGCCGGGCCCAGGATCGCCACGGCGTCGGTGGCCAGCGTCGCGGCGCTCTCGTCCCCGAGCACCGCCGTGGCGTGCGCCGCGGCGGAGAGCAGCCGGGACTGGTCGAAGAACCGGGTCCACGGCAGCGAACCGTCGCCGGGACGCGGGTTGGGCAGGTCGCCGCCGAGCTCGATGGCCTTGTCCAGCGCCTCCCGCGCCTCCGGCCGCTCGCCCAGCTCCGCCGCGTACAGCGCGGCCCGGGCCAGCGCCCAGGAAGCCGCCCGCCGGTCGTTGCCGGCGTGGAACGCGGCCGCATCAGCCAACTGCCACGCCGTGGCCGGATCCTCGCGCCGATGCGCCGAATACGACACCAGCGTCAGCGTGCCGGCCAGCAGTGAAGCCTCGCCGGCGCTCTGCGAGGCGCTGATCGCGGTATCCCAGAACTGGTTGGCGGCAGCCGTTTCGCCGCGTTCCAGCGCCACCCAGCCCGCCAGCGCGGCGCAGCGCCCAGCCTGCACGGTGAGCCGGCGCCGGACCGACTCGTGCCGTGCGGCCGTGAGCAGGGCGGTGATGGTGGCCAGATGTCGGTCCACGGTCGGGGCGAGCAGCCTGGCCGGGCTGTGGTGTTCGAGGTCGAACAAGCGCGAGGTGGCGCTCTCCACCAGATCCGCGGTGCGCGAGTCGACGCTGGAGGGGTGCTCGAGCGCGTGCCGCAGCCGCCCCACCGCGTCCCCGGTCGTCGGAAAGGCGGCCGGTCCGGCCACATCCGCGCGCGACTCCGGTCCGGTCTGCCGAAAGCCGAGCTCGTGCACGGAGAGCCCGGTCACCGCCTGCAGGACCCGGAGATAGTCGGCGCGGCAGCTGACGTGCTCGCCGGTCTCCCACTTCTGCACGAGCCGCTTCGTGCACTGATTCGGCGTGCCGAGCGCGAGCCCGGCCGAGCGCACCGCCGCGGCGAATTCGGTCTGGCTCAGCCGCATCGCCTGCCGCGTGCGGCGCAGCGCCAGGTTCGGCGTGCGCAGTTCAGGTTGCATGGTCACGGAGGAAAGCTAAGACCGGAATCGCGCCGACGCCCGCGCTATTCATCCCAAAGGATTACTATCTTCGCTGCGTACGACGCCTGAACTACATCTCGCCACGCCGCCCGGTTTTTGCTCTGATAGTCACGTCGGTCCGCGCCGCGGGCCCCGTGAGCAAGGATTCAGGATGACGCAGAACCCGAACGCTGAACCGGTACGCACCCTGACACCCCGGCCCGCCCCCTACGGCACCGCCACCCCGTCGGCCCGGCTCGCCCACGACCTCGCCGCCCGCCTCCGCACCGGCCTGTCCGCGGCAGGGTTCGAAGTCGACCGCGACTTCCCCCACCTCCGCGGCGACACCACCGCCTCCGACGAGCCCTTCCTCACCCTCGGCCGCCTCCGCCCGAACGTCGTCGAGCGCCTGCTCGCCCTGCTCTTCTGACCCCGCCGCATGCGGCGCCCGGCACCCGCACCCGAGCGGCCGGAGGGAACGCCGAGTATCGAACCGCTGTTCTCCCCACCCCGCGCTCAACCCCAAGCCCCACCCGGCAGAAAACGCCAGACCGCCGACCGCCCCGGTCGGCTCTTTTCATGTCCGGGGATGTTCCTTCCGAAGACCGCGCAGCCGGCCGAAGGCGTTGCAACCGCCCAGCATGATGCCAGGTCTAGAAGGATGAATGCACCTGCATGGGCATCGCGCGGAGGATGGAATGTCTGAGTACCGCGACGACGTCGTGGACTTGATCGCGGACGAGCGGCGAGCGAGCTTGGCCGAGTGGACGAGGGTGTCGCGGCTGGCCCTGGGCCTGACCTTCGCTGCGCTTCTCCCGATCGGGGCGCTCAGATTCGGCATGTCCGCTGATTCGCTCT
This genomic window from Actinospica robiniae DSM 44927 contains:
- a CDS encoding aminopeptidase P family protein, producing the protein MNEQDEAKKPKGRKNGLNSGVSDELAQSMRTGWADTDRGGLEPGPQAPYTAKRRKALSAAFPGERLVIPSGRLKTRSNDTEYPFRAACDYVYLTGDQTENGVLVLEPKADGGHDAVVYLLPRSSRENGEFWLDYQGELWTGRRNSLTESAALLGLQARDSRTAADVLAAAVAAAPEISTRILRGHDAELDGLLAVLDTGWQGERATARDEELQVFLHGLRLVKDEWEIEQMRAACTATAKGFEDVVRELAQAVATSERWIEGTFFRRARVEGNDVGYGSICAAGPHATTMHWVRNDGQVRPGELLLLDAGVETDTLYTADVTRTLPINGRFDEVQRKIYQAVYDAQEAGIAAVRPGGRFRDFHLAAQRLLAERLVEWGLLEGPADRVFELGLHRRYTLTGTGHMLGLDVHDCASARVEDYVDAELVPGMVLTVEPGLYFQADDLTVPAEYRGIGVRIEDDLLVTADGAENLSAALPRAVDEIEAWMARLAA